A genomic window from Balaenoptera acutorostrata chromosome 20, mBalAcu1.1, whole genome shotgun sequence includes:
- the MTMR4 gene encoding myotubularin-related protein 4 isoform X3, which translates to MVPFTVLQGEGVEFLGRAADALIAISNYRLHIKFKDSVINVPLRMIDSVESRDMFQLHIACKDSKVVRCHFSTFKQCQEWLSRLSRATARPAKPEDLFAFAYHAWCLGLTEEDQHTHLCQPGEHIRCRQEAELARMGFDLQNVWRVSHINSNYKLCPSYPQKLLVPVWITDKELQNVASFRSWKRVPVVVYRHLRNGAAIARCSQPEISWWGWRNADDEYLVTSIAKACALDPGTRTTGGSVSTGNSDATEACDTDFDSSLTACSGVESTAAPQKLLILDARSYTAAVANRAKGGGCECEEYYPNCEVVFMGMANIHAIRNSFQYLRAVCSQMPDPSNWLSALESTRWLQHLSVMLKAAVLVANTVDREGRPVLVHCSDGWDRTPQIVALAKILLDPYYRTLEGFQVLVESDWLDFGHKFGDRCGHQENAEDQNEQCPVFLQWLDSVHQLLKQFPCLFEFNEAFLVKLVQHTYSCLYGTFLANNPCEREKRNIYKRTCSVWALLRAGNKNFHNFLYTSGSEMVLHPVCHVRALHLWTAVYLPASSPCTLGEESMDLYLSPVAQSQEFSGRSLDRLPKTRSMDDLLSACDTSSPLTRTSSDPNLNNHCQEARVGLEPWHGNPEGSETTFVESGVGGLQQTVGEMALPPSLPSSQKDYLSNKPFKSHRSSSPSYRLLNAAVPQETKGGTSDPEIKVLEETKAPAPDPPAQDELGRTLGGTEEPPEHCPEKAAVRALSKVVSSKRDGACDFPESSQDSLTGAPEQAQLDSVLGVPSRGAPAHGLGTLCNPPSATCQIPPDPGTDFLNQDPPGSVASVSHQEQPSSVPDLIQGEEDMGKRGNNRNGQLLENPRFGKVPLELARKPISQSQISEFSFLGSNWDSFQGMVTSFPSGETTPRRLLSYGCCSKRSSSKQMRATGSYFGGQWAQREGVRSPVCSSHSNGHCTGPGGKNNQMWLSGHPKQVSSTKPVPLSCPSPVPPLYLDDDGLPFPTDVIQHRLRQIEAGYKQEVEQLRRQVRELQMRLDIRHCCAPPAEPPMDYEDDFTCLKESDGSDTEDFGSDHSEDCLSEASWEPVDKKETEVTRWVPDHMASHCYNCDCEFWLAKRRHHCRNCGNVFCAGCCHLKLPIPDQQLYDPVLVCNSCYEHIQVSRARELMSQHLKKPIATASS; encoded by the exons ATGATTGACAGCGTGGAGAGCCGTGATATGTTCCAGTTGCACATCGCCTGCAAGGACTCCAAAGTGGTGAG GTGCCACTTCTCCACTTTCAAGCAGTGCCAAGAGTGGCTCTCGCGGCTAAGTCGGGCCACAGCGAGACCTGCGAAGCCTGAGGACCTGTTTGCCTTTGCCTACCATGCCTGGTGCCTGGGGCTGACTGAGGAGGACCAGCACACCCACCTGTGTCAGCCAG GAGAGCACATACGATGTCGGCAGGAGGCTGAGCTTGCGAGGATGGGCTTTGACCTGCAGAACGTCTGGAGAGTCTCGCATATCAACAGCAACTACAA ATTGTGCCCCAGTTACCCCCAGAAGCTGCTGGTTCCCGTGTGGATCACAGATAAAGAGCTGCAGAATGTAGCTTCCTTCCGCTCCTGGAAGCGGGTCCCTGTGGTTGTGTATAG aCACCTACGCAACGGGGCTGCCATTGCCCGCTGCAGCCAGCCCGAGATCAGCTGGTGGGGCTGGCGCAATGCCGATGATGAGTACTTAGTCACGTCCATTGCTAAAGCCTGTGCCCTGGACCCAGGGACAAGGACCACTGGGGGCTCTGTCAGCACCGGGAATAGTGATGCCACCGAGGCATGTGACACTGACTTCG ATTCCTCCCTGACTGCATGCTCTGGAGTGGAGAGCACAGCTGCCCCCCAGAAGCTGCTGATCCTGGATGCCCGATCCTACACGGCGGCGGTGGCCAACCGGGCCAAGGGTGGAGGTTGTGAATGTGAAG AGTACTACCCCAACTGTGAGGTCGTATTCATGGGAATGGCCAACATCCACGCCATCCGGAACAGCTTCCAGTACCTCCGCGCTGTGTGTAGCCAGATGCCCGATCCCAGCAA CTGGTTGTCGGCTCTGGAGAGCACCAGATGGCTGCAGCACCTGTCGGTGATGCTGAAGGCAGCTGTGCTCGTGGCTAATACAGTAGACCGGGAGGGCCGGCCTGTGCTGGTGCACTGCTCAGATGGCTGGGACCGGACGCCGCAGATCGTAGCCCTGGCCAAAATACTGCTGGACCCGTATTACAGGACGTTGGAG GGTTTCCAAGTGTTAGTAGAATCTGACTGGCTGGATTTTGGGCACAAGTTCGGAGACCGCTGCGGCCACCAGGAGAACGCAGAGGACCAGAATGAGCAGTGCCCTGTGTTCCTCCAGTGGCTCGATTCTGTTCACCAGTTGCTCAAGCAGTTTCCCTGCCTGTTTGAGTTTAATGAAGCGTTCCTG GTAAAGCTGGTGCAGCATACGTACTCCTGTCTCTACGGCACGTTCCTGGCCAACAACCCCTGTGAGCGAGAGAAGCGCAACATTTACAAGCGGACCTGCTCCGTGTGGGCCCTTCTGCGAGCTGGCAACAAGAACTTCCACAACTTCCTCTACACGTCAGGCTCAGAAATG GTCCTGCACCCTGTGTGTCACGTCCGGGCGCTGCACCTCTGGACAGCTGTTTACTTGCCAGCGTCATCTCCATGCACACTCGGGGAGGAGAGCATGGACCTCTACCTTTCTCCGGTGGCTCAGAGCCAGGAGTTCTCTGGCCGCTCTCTGGACAG ATTACCTAAAACGAGATCTATGGATGATCTTCTTTCTGCCTGTGACACAAGCAGCCCCCTGACGCGCACATCCAGTGACCCTAACCTGAATAACCACTGTCAGGAGGCCAGAGTAGGCCTGGAGCCCTGGCATGGCAATCCTGAGGGATCCGAGACAACCTTCGTGGAATCTGGGGTAGGAGGTCTTCAGCAGACTGTAGGAGAAATGGCTCTTCCTCCATCTCTGCCCAGCAGCCAGAAAGACTACTTGAGCAATAAACCTTTCAAGAGTCACAGAAGCTCTTCTCCAAGTTACAGACTGCTTAATGCTGCAGTGCCCCAGGAAACGAAGGGCGGCACCTCTGATCCTGAGATCAAAGTCCTAGAAGAGACTAAGGCACCAGCTCCCGACCCTCCTGCCCAGGATGAGCTGGGTAGGACTTTAGGTGGCACAGAGGAGCCACCTGAACACTGTCCTGAAAAAGCAGCTGTCCGAGCACTCTCTAAAGTTGTTTCCAGCAAGCGTGATGGAGCTTGTGATTTTCCTGAGTCTTCCCAGGACTCCCTCACAGGTGCCCCCGAGCAGGCCCAGCTAGACTCTGTGCTAGGTGTGCCCTCCAGAGGTGCTCCAGCTCACGGGCTGGGCACCCTTTGCAACCCACCGAGCGCTACCTGCCAAATTCCTCCAGACCCAGGCACTGACTTTCTCAACCAAGACCCCCCAGGGTCTGTGGCAAGTGTCTCCCACCAGGAACAGCCCAGTTCTGTGCCAGATCTGATTCAGGGGGAAGAAGACATGGGCAAAAGAGGGAATAATAGGAACGGGCAGTTATTGGAAAACCCTCGCTTTGGAAAGGTGCCATTGGAATTGGCCCGAAAGCCAATTTCTCAGAGCCAGATCAGTGAGTTCTCTTTCTTAGGGTCCAACTGGGACAGCTTCCAAGGGATGGTGACTTCATTCCCGAGTGGGGAGACCACCCCTCGGCGGCTGCTTTCCTATGGCTGTTGTAGCAAGAGGTCGAGCAGTAAGCAGATGCGGGCAACAGGGTCCTACTTTGGGGGACAGTGGGCTCAGAGAGAAGGGGTGAGGTCACCGGTCTGTTCTAGTCATTCCAATGGACACTGTACTGGTCCAGGAGGAAAAAACAACCAGATGTGGTTGTCTGGTCACCCAAAGCAGGTCTCCAGCACGAAGCCCGTTCCCCTGAGCTGCCCTTCTCCAGTGCCTCCTCTCTACCTGGATGACGATGGACTCCCCTTTCCCACGGATGTGATCCAGCATAGATTACGGCAGATTGAAGCAGGGTACAAGCAAGAGGTGGAACAGCTACGTCGACAGGTGCGTGAGCTGCAGATGAGGCTGGATATCCGCCACTGCTGCGCCCCTCCAGCAGAGCCCCCCATGGACTATGAGGATGATTTT ACGTGTTTGAAGGAGTCAGATGGCAGTGATACAGAAGATTTTGGTTCTGATCACAGTGAAGACTGCCTTTCAGAAGCAAGCTGGGAACCTGTTGATAAGAAAGAGACTGAG GTGACTCGCTGGGTTCCAGACCATATGGCATCACATTGCTATAATTGTGACTGTGAATTCTGGTTGGCCAAACGCAGACACCATTGCAG AAATTGTGGGAATGTATTTTGTGCTGGCTGCTGCCACCTGAAGTTGCCCATTCCTGATCAACAACTCTATGATCCAGTTCTCGTCTGTAACTCATGTTACGAACATATCCAAGTATCTCGGGCCAGGGAACTCATGAGCCAACATCTGAAGAAACCCATTGCTACAGCTTCCAGTTGA
- the MTMR4 gene encoding myotubularin-related protein 4 isoform X2 — MGEEGPPSLEYIQAKDLFPPKELVKEEENLQVPFTVLQGEGVEFLGRAADALIAISNYRLHIKFKDSVINVPLRMIDSVESRDMFQLHIACKDSKVVRCHFSTFKQCQEWLSRLSRATARPAKPEDLFAFAYHAWCLGLTEEDQHTHLCQPGEHIRCRQEAELARMGFDLQNVWRVSHINSNYKLCPSYPQKLLVPVWITDKELQNVASFRSWKRVPVVVYRHLRNGAAIARCSQPEISWWGWRNADDEYLVTSIAKACALDPGTRTTGGSVSTGNSDATEACDTDFDSSLTACSGVESTAAPQKLLILDARSYTAAVANRAKGGGCECEEYYPNCEVVFMGMANIHAIRNSFQYLRAVCSQMPDPSNWLSALESTRWLQHLSVMLKAAVLVANTVDREGRPVLVHCSDGWDRTPQIVALAKILLDPYYRTLEGFQVLVESDWLDFGHKFGDRCGHQENAEDQNEQCPVFLQWLDSVHQLLKQFPCLFEFNEAFLVKLVQHTYSCLYGTFLANNPCEREKRNIYKRTCSVWALLRAGNKNFHNFLYTSGSEMVLHPVCHVRALHLWTAVYLPASSPCTLGEESMDLYLSPVAQSQEFSGRSLDRLPKTRSMDDLLSACDTSSPLTRTSSDPNLNNHCQEARVGLEPWHGNPEGSETTFVESGVGGLQQTVGEMALPPSLPSSQKDYLSNKPFKSHRSSSPSYRLLNAAVPQETKGGTSDPEIKVLEETKAPAPDPPAQDELGRTLGGTEEPPEHCPEKAAVRALSKVVSSKRDGACDFPESSQDSLTGAPEQAQLDSVLGVPSRGAPAHGLGTLCNPPSATCQIPPDPGTDFLNQDPPGSVASVSHQEQPSSVPDLIQGEEDMGKRGNNRNGQLLENPRFGKVPLELARKPISQSQISEFSFLGSNWDSFQGMVTSFPSGETTPRRLLSYGCCSKRSSSKQMRATGSYFGGQWAQREGVRSPVCSSHSNGHCTGPGGKNNQMWLSGHPKQVSSTKPVPLSCPSPVPPLYLDDDGLPFPTDVIQHRLRQIEAGYKQEVEQLRRQVRELQMRLDIRHCCAPPAEPPMDYEDDFTCLKESDGSDTEDFGSDHSEDCLSEASWEPVDKKETEVTRWVPDHMASHCYNCDCEFWLAKRRHHCRNCGNVFCAGCCHLKLPIPDQQLYDPVLVCNSCYEHIQVSRARELMSQHLKKPIATASS; from the exons ATGATTGACAGCGTGGAGAGCCGTGATATGTTCCAGTTGCACATCGCCTGCAAGGACTCCAAAGTGGTGAG GTGCCACTTCTCCACTTTCAAGCAGTGCCAAGAGTGGCTCTCGCGGCTAAGTCGGGCCACAGCGAGACCTGCGAAGCCTGAGGACCTGTTTGCCTTTGCCTACCATGCCTGGTGCCTGGGGCTGACTGAGGAGGACCAGCACACCCACCTGTGTCAGCCAG GAGAGCACATACGATGTCGGCAGGAGGCTGAGCTTGCGAGGATGGGCTTTGACCTGCAGAACGTCTGGAGAGTCTCGCATATCAACAGCAACTACAA ATTGTGCCCCAGTTACCCCCAGAAGCTGCTGGTTCCCGTGTGGATCACAGATAAAGAGCTGCAGAATGTAGCTTCCTTCCGCTCCTGGAAGCGGGTCCCTGTGGTTGTGTATAG aCACCTACGCAACGGGGCTGCCATTGCCCGCTGCAGCCAGCCCGAGATCAGCTGGTGGGGCTGGCGCAATGCCGATGATGAGTACTTAGTCACGTCCATTGCTAAAGCCTGTGCCCTGGACCCAGGGACAAGGACCACTGGGGGCTCTGTCAGCACCGGGAATAGTGATGCCACCGAGGCATGTGACACTGACTTCG ATTCCTCCCTGACTGCATGCTCTGGAGTGGAGAGCACAGCTGCCCCCCAGAAGCTGCTGATCCTGGATGCCCGATCCTACACGGCGGCGGTGGCCAACCGGGCCAAGGGTGGAGGTTGTGAATGTGAAG AGTACTACCCCAACTGTGAGGTCGTATTCATGGGAATGGCCAACATCCACGCCATCCGGAACAGCTTCCAGTACCTCCGCGCTGTGTGTAGCCAGATGCCCGATCCCAGCAA CTGGTTGTCGGCTCTGGAGAGCACCAGATGGCTGCAGCACCTGTCGGTGATGCTGAAGGCAGCTGTGCTCGTGGCTAATACAGTAGACCGGGAGGGCCGGCCTGTGCTGGTGCACTGCTCAGATGGCTGGGACCGGACGCCGCAGATCGTAGCCCTGGCCAAAATACTGCTGGACCCGTATTACAGGACGTTGGAG GGTTTCCAAGTGTTAGTAGAATCTGACTGGCTGGATTTTGGGCACAAGTTCGGAGACCGCTGCGGCCACCAGGAGAACGCAGAGGACCAGAATGAGCAGTGCCCTGTGTTCCTCCAGTGGCTCGATTCTGTTCACCAGTTGCTCAAGCAGTTTCCCTGCCTGTTTGAGTTTAATGAAGCGTTCCTG GTAAAGCTGGTGCAGCATACGTACTCCTGTCTCTACGGCACGTTCCTGGCCAACAACCCCTGTGAGCGAGAGAAGCGCAACATTTACAAGCGGACCTGCTCCGTGTGGGCCCTTCTGCGAGCTGGCAACAAGAACTTCCACAACTTCCTCTACACGTCAGGCTCAGAAATG GTCCTGCACCCTGTGTGTCACGTCCGGGCGCTGCACCTCTGGACAGCTGTTTACTTGCCAGCGTCATCTCCATGCACACTCGGGGAGGAGAGCATGGACCTCTACCTTTCTCCGGTGGCTCAGAGCCAGGAGTTCTCTGGCCGCTCTCTGGACAG ATTACCTAAAACGAGATCTATGGATGATCTTCTTTCTGCCTGTGACACAAGCAGCCCCCTGACGCGCACATCCAGTGACCCTAACCTGAATAACCACTGTCAGGAGGCCAGAGTAGGCCTGGAGCCCTGGCATGGCAATCCTGAGGGATCCGAGACAACCTTCGTGGAATCTGGGGTAGGAGGTCTTCAGCAGACTGTAGGAGAAATGGCTCTTCCTCCATCTCTGCCCAGCAGCCAGAAAGACTACTTGAGCAATAAACCTTTCAAGAGTCACAGAAGCTCTTCTCCAAGTTACAGACTGCTTAATGCTGCAGTGCCCCAGGAAACGAAGGGCGGCACCTCTGATCCTGAGATCAAAGTCCTAGAAGAGACTAAGGCACCAGCTCCCGACCCTCCTGCCCAGGATGAGCTGGGTAGGACTTTAGGTGGCACAGAGGAGCCACCTGAACACTGTCCTGAAAAAGCAGCTGTCCGAGCACTCTCTAAAGTTGTTTCCAGCAAGCGTGATGGAGCTTGTGATTTTCCTGAGTCTTCCCAGGACTCCCTCACAGGTGCCCCCGAGCAGGCCCAGCTAGACTCTGTGCTAGGTGTGCCCTCCAGAGGTGCTCCAGCTCACGGGCTGGGCACCCTTTGCAACCCACCGAGCGCTACCTGCCAAATTCCTCCAGACCCAGGCACTGACTTTCTCAACCAAGACCCCCCAGGGTCTGTGGCAAGTGTCTCCCACCAGGAACAGCCCAGTTCTGTGCCAGATCTGATTCAGGGGGAAGAAGACATGGGCAAAAGAGGGAATAATAGGAACGGGCAGTTATTGGAAAACCCTCGCTTTGGAAAGGTGCCATTGGAATTGGCCCGAAAGCCAATTTCTCAGAGCCAGATCAGTGAGTTCTCTTTCTTAGGGTCCAACTGGGACAGCTTCCAAGGGATGGTGACTTCATTCCCGAGTGGGGAGACCACCCCTCGGCGGCTGCTTTCCTATGGCTGTTGTAGCAAGAGGTCGAGCAGTAAGCAGATGCGGGCAACAGGGTCCTACTTTGGGGGACAGTGGGCTCAGAGAGAAGGGGTGAGGTCACCGGTCTGTTCTAGTCATTCCAATGGACACTGTACTGGTCCAGGAGGAAAAAACAACCAGATGTGGTTGTCTGGTCACCCAAAGCAGGTCTCCAGCACGAAGCCCGTTCCCCTGAGCTGCCCTTCTCCAGTGCCTCCTCTCTACCTGGATGACGATGGACTCCCCTTTCCCACGGATGTGATCCAGCATAGATTACGGCAGATTGAAGCAGGGTACAAGCAAGAGGTGGAACAGCTACGTCGACAGGTGCGTGAGCTGCAGATGAGGCTGGATATCCGCCACTGCTGCGCCCCTCCAGCAGAGCCCCCCATGGACTATGAGGATGATTTT ACGTGTTTGAAGGAGTCAGATGGCAGTGATACAGAAGATTTTGGTTCTGATCACAGTGAAGACTGCCTTTCAGAAGCAAGCTGGGAACCTGTTGATAAGAAAGAGACTGAG GTGACTCGCTGGGTTCCAGACCATATGGCATCACATTGCTATAATTGTGACTGTGAATTCTGGTTGGCCAAACGCAGACACCATTGCAG AAATTGTGGGAATGTATTTTGTGCTGGCTGCTGCCACCTGAAGTTGCCCATTCCTGATCAACAACTCTATGATCCAGTTCTCGTCTGTAACTCATGTTACGAACATATCCAAGTATCTCGGGCCAGGGAACTCATGAGCCAACATCTGAAGAAACCCATTGCTACAGCTTCCAGTTGA